gggcgttatttccagtcatatgtcctgaacatccactatctagtactaggatgtttctcctgttgccctgcaatcacaaagaccactaatggttagttttaatgacccagacttgtttggatcatttggccttattaagtttgttaacatttacaacggatttaatatcagagtttatgctaacatgctatttatcagaacttatatcagactttgcttcaggttttacactagaaggaattaaagcaactttcttcaaagaaggttttatttgataataatcatagtataaactatgatattccttacaagtataaatggaatgccataaactaccacaatgaaaacaaggattttgtggcttaaacctaacagactgactcttaactcctgacttaggagatAAAGactttatattcttattcttcctgcaaaaagaagcaagatggttagagtttccacagttataacatttatttctaggagcattaggaacaggaatataattattgcttttattcacaccttcctttccattcctatttttcctagctgccttaaccttgttgacattccttatttctttcagcttatatttaagctgcttctttgtcattaagcctatgttgacttcagctggtttatcctgttctaatttgtcagaagttaacttctccttaacttctgtctcagactctttcatcttttcagaatcagactttacaattttagctacaaactttacaggatttacctttggcttaatattttgtttaacaacaattggctcaatttgttcagttcccttttcacttttatcatctccataacctaagccctctttccagtttccactacttaataaattctgagttgttctgccagagttaatccaagtcctgataatctctttttctttttctaactcagtttttaattatttattcaatttcagcaattcatctctctctttctgagtttaatggaacataactaactccttttctaaataatcattccttttcttataagcaagattttcagaagttaatcttttacatgttaaagtttgatctctgtagctaataaacatggttttaagatataatctcaacttagtaatatcatcagtatgaaaggcataagttgtttgaggtacctttaactcagcagtttcagggctgccatcagcatttgccatcaaggcatagttcacctcatcttcagaatctgaagtatctgtccagcttttcttctttgtgacaagtgccttgcctttatcactctttcctttcttgtagtcaggagatatgtgacctctttcaccacaattgtagcatttgacatttgagtaatctcctctgtcagactttcctcctctaccttcagattttctgaatcccttcttatcagaacttccacctttcttgaaaaacttctttccccttctaaatttcctgtaggctatctttgtgatacccttcaccataagagaacacaatttcatcatctctttatcagcatctacttcaggtaaactttcagttcctgaatcatcatcatcagaacttgatgattttgaatcagactttgtgatgagagcttttcctttgcctttctttgagacagtcACTTTGGAGAATTcctcttcagccttaagagcaactgttcttgactttctcccttgtctcttgcttctttgatccatctcaagttcataagtcttgagcataccataaattttatcaagagtagtttcatcaagagcatagttgtctcttataataatagccttcaaatcccaactttgaggaagagctaaaaggaattttagatttgaatcttcaagatcatattccttgtccaccagtgatagatcattcaagagtttgacaaacctgtcatataagtcagttaatgactcatcactttttgagtcaaagtgctcatactcttgagtgagtaaaGTCCacctgttcttcttgattgcatcagttccctggcatcttgtctccaaagcaccccatatctcttttgcagtcttgcagtgaattaccctgtttgacatgacattatcaatggcactatacagcaaatgccttacctttgcatcattggcaatagatgagatatcttcagctgtacACTCACTTTTatcctttggtacggtctttgttggctgatctacaactacaacagagagcttggttggcttatgtggtccttcattaattatgtcaaggtattctggatctgtagcttccagaaacatagtcatcttcactttccatatgggatactcagaaggtctcaacatgggaaccctaatagtctcatatcgactatgggtttgagtcttcggagtttcttcagttttagcgggcttggttggattttctgcttcttcagatatgattgttttggatctttactgtatgtgtgttaacagataagctctgataccacttgttaggtcacacaacactgtagaagggggttgaatacagtatataatacaatcaaatcgatttagaacacaagtaacagataacagatgtattcgatataataaactatgttacaatggaactgttttctctcagtgatgaacaaatatcacgagagctgctaggttacaatgtatgatcttctcgataatgataacacatatagtgtaaacctatgtctgtgtttatatagtacacagttacaagataacttctaattgatatggaatataattctgtctcctaaaatatatcaatcagatatcttatataattcttctagtcctctaactctttccttgcatatcttcttctgtattaatctcgatcttctactgttaatcagcttccttccttaactgtaagtcctctcgtacttaagttctgatatgaccttaagtcctgatatgacactaagtcctgacttccagtaagtactgattccagtaagtactgatatttcctgtttgttaagatctgaaaactaaacatgaaacatattagacatgacatctcaaatatatccaacaaagGAACTTTGTCTGAAAGTTTTATATGCCAAACAAATAAAGCAATTTGAAGTAACTTCTTTCTTTTATtgataatgcgctctagtgtACAAATTACACCAGTCCCATGGTTACTATGCTTTGTggggaaattatttgaaaattttatgcTTCTACTAGTTCCAAGGTTCGTAGTCATGTAtactacccccctaggctaggaggaatttatttgctactagTCTATTACATAGGAATTAATCATAAAAATGAGGGGGACAACGCCACACCCTACTGATAATATTTCTGTAAATGCTCCGCTTCCAAGCTCGGGGAATAAGTTTGCCATCCAAATCTTCCAGGAGATAGGTTCCCTTCCAAAGTATAGCCTTGACCTTGTACGGTCCCTCCCAATCCGCTCCAAGCACTCTATGCCGAGCTATTTTGGTGTTTGGCATGACCTTTCGTAACACGAGATCCCCTACCTTGAATGGCACAGATTTTACCCTCTTATTAAAATACCTCACAATTTTCTGCTTGTATGCAGCAAGCTTTAATTGAGAGTTCGTTCGGGCTTCGTGTAGTAAGTCCAAGTGGATCCTCTGGTTAACTTTTGCATCTTCTTTAACAAACAAGTCTCTTCGTAGGGATCCGGCTCCTACCTCCACGTGAACCATAGCCTTATACCCGTAAGTCAGTAAAAATGGGGTTTCTCCTGTGGTCGATCTGGGAGTTGTGTTGTAAGACCAAAGGACCATGGGCATCTCCTCTGGCCAATCTCCCTTATTTTCTTCCAACTTAGCTTTCAAAGTATGCTTTATGATTTTATTTAGGGCCTCTGTCTGACCATTGCTTTGCGGGTGATAGACTGCGGCAAAATCTTTCTTGATGTTCAAGTCTTCACAAAGCTTCCTTAGCTCTTTACTATCAAACTGCTTCCCATTGTCCGAGATGAGTTTGTAAGAAATACCAAACATGCAGATTATGGAGTTAAAAATGAAGTCCTTTATCTTCTTTGTTGTGATCGTGGCCAGTGGCATGGCTtccgcccatttagtaaagtaatccACAACCACCACGGCGTATTTCACACCACCCCTTGCTTTGGGAAAATCTCTAATGAGATTGATTCCCCATATGGCGAAAGGCCAAGGACTTGCCAATAAAGTAATAGACGTTATCAGAGCATTGGAATAATTGGAAAAAAGCTGGCAACGGTCAtaagcccggacaaatttgaagGTATCTTCTTTCATAGTTGGCCAGTAATATCCTTGTCTGAGGACTTTTAATGCCAATGAACCATCCCCCGAGTGATTGTCACAAATCCCTTTGTGCACCTCCCTGAGgatataatttccttcttctATCTCCACGCAGTGTAATAGTGGTTGGTTAAATCCTCTCTTGTATAACACCCCCATCGTATTCAACATACTTAGCAGCTTGATAACGAAGGCGTCGAGCTTGTAACTTGTCTTCTGGCAAAGCTCCCGTTCGAATATAGTTATGAATGGGGGTCATCCAATTCTCTAGCGGGGTTTTCCATGTCTGGAACACTTATACCTCTGGAACACTTGGTATCTTTTGGATTCCCAAAGGAATTTATCCAAGTTGGATGCTATCTATTTACGACCCCATCTTTGCCAAAGCATCCGCATTActattttcctcccttggaacaCCCTCTAGCCTGGCACTTCCAAATATTTCCAATAGACGCTGCGTACATCTCATATATAACTCCGTCCGGGGGCCCCGGGCTTGAAAACCTCCGTTGACTTGATTTACAACTAACTCAGAGTCACTCTGAGCTATCAAATTTACAACCCCCACTTCTAGAGCTATTTTCAGACCATTGATCAAGGCTTCATATTCAGCATCATTGTTGGTGACATAAAATTTGAAATGGATGGCGCTCATTAAATGATGTCCTTCCGGGGTGACTAAGACAATCCCGGCGCCTGCTCCATTATTATTCACAGCCTCATCGAAATGCAAGATCCACCACGGGTGTGGCAATTCTTCCCTTTCATCAATAGGAGGATTTCCTTGTGAGGAAGGCTCTGCCAATACTATAGCCTTACCATCTACCTCAGAGTCAAACTCAAGTATGAAATCAGCCAGTGCCTGTCCTTTGATCGCTGTGCGAGGGCAATATTCTAAATCGAATTGTCCCAACTCTATTTCCCATTTCAACATCCTTCCCGACGATTCTGGTTTATGCAGAATATGCCGGAGTGGATAAACGGTGCGGACCTCTATCCGGTGAGCTTGGAAATATGGTCTTAACTTTCGCGCCGTAAGAATAAGAGCATATACCAATTTCTCCATACCAGTATATCTGGTTTCTGCATCCAGCATCCTTTTGCTCACATAGTACACGGGCCATTGATGGCTTGCTTCCTCTTTTACCAACACCGCGCTGACGGAGTATTCTGAGACCGCCAAGTAAAAAATCAACGTTTCTCCCTCTTCTGGCTTGGCCAACATCGGAGGATTCCCCAACTGCTCTTTGATTTTTAGAAAAGCCTTTTCACAATCTGAGGTCCACACAAAATCCTTCCCCATTCCTTTGATTACCTTGAAGAATTCTTTGCACCTATATTATGACTTTGAGACAAATCGATTTAAATTTGCAATCCTTTCCGTCAGACTCTATACTTGCTTGATGCTGGAGGGAGATTTCATGTCAAACAGAGCCTTAATTTTTGCCGGGTTCGCCTCAATTCCTCGGTGGTTAACCatgaatcccaagaattttcccgATTTCACACCAAACACACACTTCTGAGGGTTCAGCTTCATCctatattttctcagaatatggAACATCTCAGCTAAGTTTGCGACGTGATCTTCAGCCCACTTAGATTTTACAAGCATATCGTCCACGTATACCTCCATCGTCTTCCCAATCTGCCTCTTAAACATtttatttaccaatctttgaTAAGTAGCCCCCGCATTGATTAAACCAAATGGCATCCCAACGTAGCAATAGAGTCCTCTATCGGTGATAAAAAAGGTGTGCTCTTGGTCAGGCCCATACATGGGAATTTGATTATACccggagtatgcatccatgaaACTGAGCAAGGCATGTCCTACCATGACGTCGACCAATTGGTCAATTCTTGGCAAAGAAAAGCTATCCTTTGGGCATGCCTTATTCAGATCGGTAAAATCCACACATGTTCTCCACTTGCCGTTAGGTTTTCTTACTAACACCGGGTTTGCTAGCCAATCTGGATACAAAGATTCCCTGATTAGTCCAACATCCAGGAGTCTATCCACTTCTTCCGCTAAGGCTACTGCTCTTTCGCCCCTCACGGACCTTCGCTTTTTCCTAACCCTTTTATGCTTGGGATCAATGTTCAAACGGTGGCACATCACCTCTCGGTTGATTCCCACCATATCAGAATGGTTCCACGCAAATACATCGAGGTTTTCCAAGAGAAATATTGAAAGTCCCCCTTTCAATCTTGGCACCAACTGAGATCCAATTCTCAAAACTTTTCTTGGATCTTTTTCATCGGCAGGGATTTCAATTGTGTCTTCCGCTGGCCCCATCTTTTCCGTTGGCATTGGTATACGTGGATCTAGGTTGGGTAGATCACGATTCTCATCATTTTGTAGAGAAGGCGCATCCCCCTGTAGAGGAGCATCAACTTCTTTAGAAGGTGCGCCATGTATCATAGGGGCATCAACTTCCTTTAAATTTTCCGAAGATAAGGACGCGCCCTCAGGGAGAGGGGCATCTACCTTATACAAATCTTGTCCAAGACTTTACAAGATGTCAAATCTTCCCTCGAGCCGTTCCCCATTGACATCTGCTTGGATTATGATATTTGAGGGTTCCTCTTCTTCCAACGTTTCAATTCTGATTGTGTCTTCCAAGAACAACATTGCTGAAGGCAGTTCAGAGGGGCGCTCGTCTCCTTGCTCGATATAGTAATGGACTCGGATTTCATCGATTGGTTGTTCGATGCTCCTTTCTCGATCATCATCTGATGCATCTTCACTGTGGGAGTCCTTCCTAAAGCCCCTCATAGCTTGCCTTTAGCATTCTCGAGAGTCGTATTGAGAGCCTTTTATACTTCCCACACCATTTGGGGTTGGAAACTTGATGGTAAGGTGGTGGATCGAAGTAATAACCCTCATCTCCCGAAGAAAAGGCCGCCCTAACAGCACGTTATGGGATGACTCTTGATTCAAAACCTTGAACTCGAGCATCTTTGTCACGGACAACGGACTTTCCCCCAAAGTACATGGCAACCGAATCGATCCCATAACTCTAACTCTCACGCCAGAGAAGCCATAGACCCGCGAATCTTCCCCCCGACATATCCCGATCAGGTAGCCCCATCTTTTTAAAGGTACTGTAGTAGAGGATGTTTTCTGAGCTTCCATTGTCTACGAAGGCCCTATGGATATTTTTGGTTCCGATCTGGGTGGAGATGACCAGCGCATCATTGTGGGGGTGATGTACCCACCGGGTATCTGCTTCTCTAGAGGTGATATCAATGGATTCACCCTTGAACACTTTGGGTGGTCGAGTCTCCACCCTATGAATGTCTATGAGAGGTCTGAACCAAGCTTCCCTAGCATATCTTTTCAAGGCCCTGTTGCTGCATTCCATACCAGGATCTCCCCCTAGATTGTTCGGATACTTCCATCCCTGACGAATTTATTTTCTTCCAGAGTTTCATTGTTCGACCCCCATGGGGCTCGCCCTCCTTCTTCCTTTACTCTGTCAGTGCTATCCTTGCGCCTCCTTACTTCCTTCACCACCCATTTGCCAATATATCCTTCCTTGATAAGTGTCTCGATCTCATCTTTTAGTTGTCGACACTCATGTGTGTTATGTCCGGACGACTCATGGTATTCGTAATACTTTTTCTTGTCTTTACTTTGCCAAGATGATAGAGCCTCAGGTTTTATAAACAACCCTCTATTTTTGTTCACCTTAAAGATATGCTCAATAGACGCGGCCAAAGGCATATACCGGCTTGTTCTGTAGTCATAGCTTGAGGGAGGACTCCATTCCCTCCTCATGGTTGTGGCATTCACTCGGTTTGGGATTCGACTACTCCTTCTGTACCTGGGGCTTGGAAATCTGTCTCTCTTCCTTGCTTTATTTCTCTGGCTTACTTGCGCTGTCGGTTGTACCTCTGCCAGAGACTATTCTATGACTTTAAACGATTTTGCCAAAGCAAAGACATCCGCCAACGTGGATGGGTCTTTTCCCTGTAAGTGCTTCCAGAAATCCAAACCAACCTTAGCCCTGCTATTAAAAAGCTTTTCAGGGATTCGTCTGATGCCCCTCTTATACTGGTAGATTCAGCATTGAACCTTTTAAAGTACGATATCAAGCTTTCATTTTCCCTTTTCCTGATGTTAGAGAGAGTTGTAACAGAGGGAGCATATCTCACAGAAACTTGGAACTTGGTCAAGAACAGAGTTTTCATTTGGTCCCAGGAAGTGATTACCCCCGGCCCAAGCTTTTGAAACCATTGTTGGGCGCTTTCTCTAAAGGTCTCCGCCAAGAGCCGACATCGAGCCAAGTCTGGGACTTGATATACGTCCATCTCTATATTGAATCGGCCCAGGAATTCTACAGGGTCTGAACTTTTATGAGATCGCTGGTAGTGTTGCGGTACCCGGCTGACAACTGCGCCTCTCTTACAGCCACCGAGAACGGGGAAAGGATTTCGGCCGTGGCCGTCACTCTGCCTTTTAAATGGTTAAGTAGCCTTTTCAAATCGCCCACATTGAAAGTTCCCACGCTTGAGATAGTTTGTATGTGAGGCTGCGGACCTTGTTGCTGCGGCGGAGGTACCtcttgaaagagatatgtcctaagtccaatcatgtatgaggatttaggaataacttttatgtaatttgttttgattttattgatattaataaaagccttgtttggtttttattgcgggctctatctatttaaatgtttaaataagatataccacagtttagagtaaagctttttatggattgtgatgagatcataataatgaggcctaaaagatgataactctaaacttaaatagttcctggtcgtaggattactaactggtaattaataatccgcaaagatcggtacatactatgcttgcttcattatgaaagatgtctgttctcatagacatttgtgtgctgacactatagctagtatgtaggtgcttattatagaataagttcactgaacatgactcacacagctgaacaactaatggagttcactcacgtgtcagcagttgttcacatagtgatagttgtacaagtatccttagacttaaggtcatcatagtcatcttgtgtacaccgaactatgctttggtttagtttttagtctcaagggacaattataagggctctactgggtatacgaatttgtacacgaagataatgtatgatcaataaaggatctaccccttccagtgtaggaagagaatgttcaatgctgatccacttatgttagttcaggaatctctggccggagtgaatgaaattagaaaggagtttctaatttacattaaatagaactaagcatagtgaatgggaaagcaagtgattaaataagattggcttgacacaagttacatgccttgtatttaatcgtggcATTACATGGTAGAAGGAATatattatacggtaactactcactgaataggttcttggtattctaagcagtgaattcgtattatccggatagtcgcgatatactgagaagtatccctcatgaagtagaataaatatgattaattaattaatcatatttaatgaattagagaatttatataaataatgataaaatagttttattattatttatttctactaccggcttaatattgaacctacatggtcacaccataaaagagaatgatttaatggtggaggaattaattaataatggctaataaatatttatttatgaaataaataattaattggcaaatttaataattgattaaatgagatttaattgattataaattaattaagaaaaggttcttaatattattaattaagaatttaatttttggaaattaaatcaagtgagagaattatttctaaagagtttagaaaaaggattaataattaaaaggtgttttaattattagtgagaataataaagggttaataataataatattgtatgggaaaattttcagctgaaaattttacctataaatatacaattataaaccctatttttgcctcaaccaaaaagatttacaaaaccctaattctccatcttctcctccttcattacatcgttttcttggtggataccggtggagtgcttcacacttgaggagcagctgctaaggatctccgttcttcgttcttggatcgctattaaagacctccatctttctattaacgtaaagtttcttaaggtaaaaataccgaactacgaattaaatattattttttcgcatggatcctgcggagggtttcggtttttttaagattaaatttacgttttcgctgcgtttatgtgctaaaaacccttcaatggaatcagagctacttgcgaaaagtttttaattcgtatatgtgtttaactgttttcgatatatgagcatgtacgtgattcgccatgatttgatgttgatataatatgcttatatatgtatggttttgaacatatgatattcatgtgagttgtataattataagatgattatgtaatctgtatatatactgatatatacatgatttatgtttgttctaattatgataatcatattagatacggattctgaattggttgctgcagatttgctgaaatctgggtctggtatccgatttacgcaaacgaataccctattccataggtaaacgagcgtatgaacaaaactgatagcttttgctatcaacgacttgtctgtaaggcgtttgacgtcgtttactacccgtaaacagtgattcttgtttttctgatttgattctgatttttctaatttttgtcatattttctttttatagttagatcatggataatatgatatgttaagatcagattatgtgtttcaacattcttttatgtgttgtatgagcatggtggatggttatggcctttcgaccttagtgtaatggttttggttttggttttaaatacgacttgcatgtcgtcaatctttgtaatcataaatctcgaatgtaactcgagttattcttgtaagttcattagattagttttactttcaatcatgtaatgtaattgaagactcaagaaggctatccaatggaggtgatacaaagaagaagacgaggcatacaaaaactctaaacaaagaagaagacttatgtaataagtagttgtatttatttccatcaccatattagattgaccttgatctttatcatgagcttgataaagatcacataggatggggccataaccaaacacatttactttattgcactttacatttacttgtttatttattttatatatgagatatatgcctatgtttaccatgcgatgatagatttaggtgaacttaaatcaatataaggcgtgctctagaaaatctagaataggaatcgtttcttgccttaacaataaatattgtgaatacgatcatgagattcttgtgtttatgaaacacgtaactgaatatgaattttcaatattgagagaaaggatgattctgtcaacaacagatttttatctgtaagaaagggttattaagtgatgcctcttgacaatgctccacccgatctgggaatcatctgattatcgattattgatttgaaatatttaatttaaaaggaagaatctctttataatatgattatgattgtaacgtaatataatccctctaaaattaaataatatcaagtagtaattggtcaatgacacaacgggcttgtgtcggtcatagccttccaacatggtagaaagtggttcttatttttaaatcattgtcgtttcatgctatagccgagggctttgatttcgaaataagaaatacttgtctattacatagagatgtgtacattgaattagaatctaaaggtcggtacgtgctacagtcgtgggccattggagactgattcaattgtacgaaatgttgggttagacttgacttagaatattgagtttgtcgtgccacaaccatgactcaattattcaagaggctaaacttatattagggaataacataagatgtaattgacaaaagttgtctgcctattgaacatcacatgacgtttcgtgccacagccgaggttgtgtgatggaatgtaggatcactattcccactagcattatgaatgcttaattttcacttagggggttgaaaaaattagataaactagtgggagacacttatgaataaagacccgattcatatagtattttgaaatgaaattgaatatttgctaagtgttgttatgtgtttatcatttacagatttactatattcgtcatgtcttctgcactatcactccggagcatactagatgctcacaagttgactggtcctaatttagctatttgttttcactgtaacaagttggggcactggaagaggaactgcaaggtttaccttgcagaattgaagaagaagaagggtagtaagactaccgcttctgattcaggcatgttcatgatcgaagttaatatgtcactaggtcaaatttctacttgggtattagataccgcctgtggttctcatatttgcaattcgttgcaaggactaaaggga
The sequence above is drawn from the Apium graveolens cultivar Ventura chromosome 2, ASM990537v1, whole genome shotgun sequence genome and encodes:
- the LOC141691554 gene encoding uncharacterized protein LOC141691554 — translated: MGKDFVWTSDCEKAFLKIKEQLGNPPMLAKPEEGETLIFYLAVSEYSVSAVLVKEEASHQWPVYYVSKRMLDAETRYTGMEKLVYALILTARKLRPYFQAHRIEVRTVYPLRHILHKPESSGRMLKWEIELGQFDLEYCPRTAIKGQALADFILEFDSEVDGKAIVLAEPSSQGNPPIDEREELPHPWWILHFDEAVNNNGAGAGIVLVTPEGHHLMSAIHFKFYVTNNDAEYEALINGLKIALEVGVVNLIAQSDSELVVNQVNGGFQARGPRTELYMRCTQRLLEIFGSARLEGVPREENSNADALAKMGS